A single genomic interval of Bradyrhizobium sp. sBnM-33 harbors:
- a CDS encoding MarR family winged helix-turn-helix transcriptional regulator, whose product MLWGVLSAVLEEPGSGQRQLAARMGVDAVTFGQMIEFLEQKGLVKREIDPDDRRARQLYGTRRGADLRHRLRPSLLAAQERLLAPLSKAERTALLDMLVRLIEAHDSYARPGNGRRKPRRKSDTKPTT is encoded by the coding sequence ATGCTTTGGGGAGTCTTGTCCGCCGTTCTAGAGGAGCCGGGAAGCGGCCAGCGGCAGCTTGCGGCCCGCATGGGTGTCGATGCGGTCACCTTCGGCCAAATGATCGAATTTCTCGAGCAGAAAGGCCTGGTCAAACGGGAGATCGATCCCGATGACCGACGGGCGCGCCAGCTCTACGGAACGAGGCGGGGCGCTGACTTGCGCCACCGGTTGCGCCCGTCCCTGCTCGCCGCGCAGGAGCGCCTGCTGGCCCCACTCTCGAAAGCCGAGCGCACGGCCCTTCTGGATATGCTGGTGCGCCTGATCGAAGCTCACGATTCCTACGCCCGTCCCGGCAACGGTCGACGAAAGCCGCGACGCAAATCCGATACCAAACCGACGACATAG
- a CDS encoding isovaleryl-CoA dehydrogenase codes for MIPNAHRMLNFDLGETADAIRDTVHAFSQNEIAPRAAEIDRSNQFPRDLWPKIGALGLHGITVEEEYGGAGLGYLEHCIAVEEISRASASVGLSYGAHSNLCVNQIRRNGNEAQKRKYLPKLISGEHVGSLAMSEPGAGSDVVSMKTRAEKKGDRFVLNGNKMWITNGPEADTLVVYAKTDPNAGPRGITAFLIEKGMKGFSTAQKLDKLGMRGSDTCELLFEDCEVPEENVLSEVGRGVNVLMSGLDYERAVLAAGPIGIMQACMDVVLPYVHERKQFGEPIGSFQLVQGKMADMYTTMNASRAYVYAVAKACDRGETTREDAAGAILYAAEKATQCALDAIQLLGGNGYINDYPTGRLLRDAKLYEIGAGTSEIRRMLIGRELFEKTA; via the coding sequence ATGATTCCCAACGCCCATCGGATGTTGAATTTCGATCTTGGCGAGACTGCGGACGCAATTCGCGACACGGTGCATGCGTTTTCGCAGAACGAAATCGCCCCGCGCGCCGCCGAGATCGACCGCAGCAACCAGTTCCCGCGCGACCTCTGGCCCAAGATCGGCGCGCTCGGCCTGCACGGCATCACGGTCGAGGAGGAATATGGCGGCGCCGGTCTCGGCTATCTCGAGCACTGCATTGCGGTGGAAGAAATATCTCGCGCGTCAGCCTCCGTCGGGCTGTCCTATGGCGCGCATTCCAACCTCTGCGTCAACCAGATCCGCCGCAATGGCAACGAGGCGCAGAAGCGCAAATATCTGCCGAAATTGATCTCCGGCGAGCATGTCGGCTCGCTCGCGATGTCGGAGCCGGGCGCCGGCTCGGACGTGGTCTCGATGAAGACCCGCGCCGAGAAAAAGGGCGATCGCTTTGTGCTGAACGGCAACAAGATGTGGATCACCAACGGTCCGGAGGCGGACACGCTGGTGGTCTACGCCAAGACCGACCCTAACGCTGGCCCGCGCGGCATCACCGCCTTCCTCATCGAAAAGGGCATGAAGGGATTTTCCACCGCACAAAAGCTCGACAAGCTCGGCATGCGCGGCTCCGACACCTGCGAGCTGCTGTTCGAGGACTGCGAGGTGCCCGAGGAGAACGTGCTGAGCGAGGTCGGCCGCGGCGTCAACGTGCTGATGAGCGGCCTCGACTATGAGCGCGCGGTGCTGGCGGCGGGGCCGATCGGCATCATGCAGGCCTGCATGGACGTGGTGCTGCCTTACGTGCACGAGCGCAAGCAATTCGGCGAGCCGATCGGCAGCTTCCAGCTGGTGCAGGGCAAGATGGCCGACATGTACACCACGATGAATGCCTCGCGCGCCTATGTCTATGCGGTGGCCAAGGCCTGCGACCGCGGCGAGACCACGCGCGAGGACGCGGCCGGCGCCATTCTCTACGCGGCGGAAAAAGCAACGCAGTGCGCGCTCGACGCCATCCAGCTGCTCGGCGGCAACGGCTATATCAACGACTACCCGACCGGGCGGCTGCTGCGCGACGCCAAACTCTACGAGATCGGCGCCGGCACCAGCGAAATCCGCCGCATGCTGATCGGACGGGAGCTGTTCGAGAAGACGGCGTAG
- a CDS encoding winged helix-turn-helix domain-containing protein, translated as MYATAMIDIEVISDPAVAVAALDPIRSALLAELAEPASAAILATRLGLPRQKVNYHLRALEACRLVEVADERQWGGLTERLLVLSAKSFVVSPEALGAVAADPKRSKDQLAASYLIALGARIVREVGDLWKRARKADKQLATLSIDTEIRFASPAARAAFTRELTQAITELVSRYHDANASGGRNHRLVIVSHPFPQTSH; from the coding sequence ATGTACGCTACCGCCATGATCGATATCGAAGTGATCAGCGATCCGGCGGTTGCAGTTGCGGCCCTTGACCCTATTCGAAGCGCGTTGCTGGCCGAACTCGCAGAGCCCGCGTCGGCGGCGATCCTGGCGACGCGCCTGGGGCTGCCTCGTCAGAAGGTGAACTATCATTTGCGCGCGCTCGAAGCCTGCAGGTTGGTCGAGGTCGCGGACGAACGGCAGTGGGGCGGATTGACCGAGCGGCTATTGGTGTTATCGGCCAAGTCGTTCGTTGTTTCGCCAGAGGCGTTAGGCGCGGTCGCAGCCGATCCGAAGCGCAGCAAGGATCAGCTCGCGGCCAGCTATCTGATCGCACTCGGCGCCCGGATCGTTCGCGAAGTCGGCGATCTCTGGAAACGTGCGCGGAAAGCCGACAAGCAGCTTGCGACCTTGTCGATCGATACAGAAATTCGCTTCGCCTCGCCTGCTGCCCGCGCCGCGTTCACGCGTGAGCTGACACAAGCCATCACCGAGCTGGTCAGCCGCTACCACGATGCGAACGCTTCGGGAGGCCGTAACCATCGATTGGTGATCGTGTCTCATCCCTTCCCTCAAACGTCCCACTGA
- a CDS encoding acyl-CoA dehydrogenase family protein translates to MTAQEQQDEFHDIRDAVAKLCAQFPGEYWRKLDRQMAYPKEFVDALTEAGYLSVLIPEEYGGSGLKLSAAAAILEEIQRAGCNGGGCHAQMYTMGTVLRHGNDAQKAKYLPGIASGKLRLQAFGVTEPTSGTDTSSLKTVAKRDGDHYVVNGQKIWTSRAEHSDLMILLARTTPKEQAKKRTDGLSVFIVDMREVKGKGLEIRPIRTMMNHATTEVFFTDMRVPAENLIGDEGKGFRYILSGMNAERILIAAECIGDAKWFIAKATAYAKERAVFGRPIGQNQGIQFPIAKAYAAMRAAELMVKEATRKYEAGLDCGAEANMAKMLAADASWEAANACVQTHGGFGFAEEYDVERKFRETRLYQVAPISTNLILSYVAEHVLGLPRSY, encoded by the coding sequence ATGACCGCACAAGAGCAACAAGACGAATTCCACGACATCCGCGACGCCGTCGCAAAGCTCTGCGCCCAGTTCCCCGGCGAGTACTGGCGCAAGCTGGATCGCCAAATGGCGTATCCGAAGGAGTTCGTCGACGCGCTCACGGAGGCCGGTTACCTCTCGGTGCTGATCCCCGAGGAATACGGCGGCTCCGGGCTAAAACTGTCGGCCGCAGCTGCGATCCTCGAAGAGATCCAGCGGGCGGGCTGCAACGGCGGCGGCTGCCACGCCCAGATGTACACCATGGGCACCGTGCTGCGGCACGGCAACGATGCCCAGAAGGCGAAGTACCTGCCCGGGATCGCTAGCGGTAAATTGCGACTGCAGGCGTTCGGCGTCACCGAGCCGACCAGCGGCACCGACACCTCCTCGCTGAAGACCGTCGCCAAGCGCGACGGCGACCACTACGTCGTCAACGGCCAGAAGATCTGGACCAGCCGCGCCGAACATTCCGACCTGATGATCCTCTTGGCGCGCACCACTCCGAAGGAGCAGGCCAAGAAGCGCACCGATGGCTTGTCCGTGTTCATCGTCGACATGCGCGAGGTCAAGGGCAAGGGCCTCGAAATCCGCCCGATCCGCACCATGATGAACCACGCCACGACCGAAGTGTTCTTTACGGACATGCGCGTGCCGGCCGAGAACCTGATCGGCGACGAGGGCAAGGGTTTTCGCTACATCCTCTCCGGCATGAACGCCGAGCGCATTTTGATCGCCGCCGAATGCATCGGCGACGCCAAATGGTTCATTGCGAAGGCCACCGCCTACGCCAAGGAGCGCGCCGTATTCGGCCGCCCGATCGGGCAGAACCAGGGCATCCAGTTCCCGATCGCGAAAGCCTACGCCGCGATGCGCGCGGCGGAGCTGATGGTGAAGGAAGCCACCCGCAAATACGAGGCCGGGCTCGATTGCGGCGCAGAAGCCAACATGGCCAAGATGCTGGCGGCGGATGCCTCCTGGGAAGCAGCCAACGCCTGCGTGCAGACCCATGGCGGGTTCGGTTTTGCGGAAGAATACGACGTCGAGCGCAAGTTCCGCGAGACGCGGCTCTATCAGGTGGCGCCGATCTCGACCAATCTGATCCTGTCCTAC
- a CDS encoding SRPBCC family protein yields MPVKKEPSGRRSVEAKVEVPGTPEEVWQAIATGPGISSWFVPTTLDEKVGGETKSSFGPGMDSEAKITAWEPAKRFVAETEEGPGTVATEWTVEAKDGGTCVVRVVHSWFANTDDWDDQFEGHTYGWIAFFQNLRLYLEQFRGQHSTTVALSAMSNGSDAWSRLVGPLGLADASAGTRFATPAGVPELRGIVENVSPPQWPGLQLRLEHPAPGIAHLFAMPIGGPILLTVRLYLFGEAGRAVANHVEADWRRWLDREFPPQT; encoded by the coding sequence ATGCCCGTGAAGAAGGAACCGTCTGGCCGTCGCAGCGTCGAAGCCAAGGTTGAGGTCCCCGGCACACCCGAAGAGGTATGGCAGGCGATCGCGACGGGTCCCGGCATTTCGTCGTGGTTTGTGCCGACGACGTTGGACGAAAAGGTCGGCGGCGAAACCAAATCGAGCTTTGGTCCGGGAATGGATTCCGAGGCCAAGATCACCGCTTGGGAGCCGGCCAAGCGTTTCGTCGCCGAAACAGAGGAAGGACCTGGCACAGTAGCCACCGAGTGGACCGTCGAAGCCAAGGACGGCGGCACCTGTGTGGTCCGGGTCGTTCATAGCTGGTTCGCCAATACGGACGATTGGGATGACCAGTTCGAGGGGCACACCTACGGCTGGATCGCATTCTTCCAGAACCTGCGGCTCTATCTGGAGCAATTCCGTGGGCAACACTCGACGACAGTGGCACTGTCCGCGATGTCGAATGGCAGCGATGCCTGGAGTCGCCTGGTCGGTCCGCTCGGATTAGCTGACGCAAGCGCCGGCACACGCTTTGCGACACCGGCTGGAGTGCCCGAGCTACGCGGCATCGTGGAAAACGTCAGTCCTCCTCAGTGGCCAGGACTGCAATTGCGGCTCGAACACCCCGCACCCGGCATCGCACATCTCTTTGCCATGCCGATCGGAGGGCCTATCCTGCTGACGGTCCGTCTCTACCTCTTCGGAGAGGCCGGGCGCGCTGTGGCCAATCACGTCGAGGCCGATTGGCGGCGTTGGCTCGATCGTGAATTCCCACCACAGACGTAG
- a CDS encoding Bug family tripartite tricarboxylate transporter substrate binding protein, with translation MNFVSYRDASQPQADLGEGRIQALVTSLTASSSPVQSGKARFLAVINPTRAAALPNLQTARELGYPELEIDGLAGIFGNKAMPEALRNRVAADVAAISREPEVRRKLEAGGHTVLNGTTEELKAAIARQRAWLGEITKLIDIRNAQ, from the coding sequence ATGAACTTCGTCAGTTATCGCGATGCATCGCAGCCCCAGGCCGACCTCGGCGAAGGCCGGATCCAGGCCTTGGTGACATCACTGACGGCGTCATCCTCCCCGGTGCAGTCCGGAAAGGCACGCTTTCTTGCTGTCATCAATCCGACGCGCGCCGCTGCCTTACCCAACCTTCAGACCGCGCGCGAACTCGGGTACCCCGAACTTGAAATAGACGGGTTAGCCGGCATTTTTGGCAACAAGGCGATGCCAGAAGCGTTGCGAAATCGCGTCGCTGCCGACGTCGCCGCGATCTCTCGCGAGCCTGAGGTTCGCCGAAAGCTGGAGGCCGGCGGTCACACTGTCCTCAACGGGACGACCGAAGAGCTGAAGGCGGCAATCGCGCGGCAACGCGCATGGCTCGGCGAGATCACCAAGCTCATCGACATTCGGAACGCGCAATAG
- a CDS encoding cytochrome P450: protein MNVQTAIRADRQELLRAAREEAYSTPLKAFHPGAPRLFQNDTLWPWFERLRKEEPVHYCENSPIEPYWSVTKYNDIMHVDTNHGIFSSDSTLGGISIRDVPPGYDYPSFIAMDQPRHSAQRKTVSPMFTPTHLDELAKLIRERSQKVLDNLPRNETFNFVERVSIELTTQMLATLFDFPWEERRKLTRWSDVSTALPKSGVVESPEQRRREMDECYAYFSKLWNERVNAPPKNDLLSMMAHSDATRHMDPDNLMGNIILLIVGGNDTTRNTMSGSVLALNEHPDQYQKLRENPALIDSMVPEVIRWQTPLAHMRRTALVDTEIGGKKIRKGDRVVMWYVSGNRDEEGIERPDEFIIDRARPRTHLSFGFGIHRCVGMRLAELQLKIVWEEMLKRFDRIEVVGEPKRVYSSFVRGIEQLPVRIPG, encoded by the coding sequence ATGAACGTTCAGACTGCCATCAGAGCCGACAGACAAGAGCTGCTGCGCGCCGCACGCGAGGAGGCCTACTCGACGCCGCTGAAGGCCTTTCATCCCGGTGCGCCAAGACTTTTCCAGAACGATACGCTGTGGCCGTGGTTCGAGCGGCTGCGCAAGGAAGAGCCGGTACACTACTGCGAGAACTCGCCGATTGAGCCCTATTGGTCGGTGACCAAGTACAACGACATCATGCATGTCGACACCAACCACGGCATTTTCTCTTCCGACTCCACGCTCGGCGGCATCTCGATCCGCGATGTGCCGCCCGGCTACGATTATCCCAGCTTCATCGCGATGGACCAGCCCAGGCACTCGGCGCAGCGCAAGACGGTGTCGCCGATGTTCACGCCGACGCATCTGGATGAGCTGGCAAAACTGATCCGCGAGCGCTCGCAAAAGGTGCTGGACAATTTGCCGCGCAACGAGACCTTCAACTTCGTCGAGCGCGTCTCGATCGAACTGACAACGCAGATGCTGGCGACGCTGTTCGATTTCCCCTGGGAGGAGCGGCGCAAGCTGACGCGCTGGTCCGACGTCTCGACCGCGCTGCCCAAGAGCGGCGTTGTGGAATCGCCCGAGCAGCGACGCCGGGAGATGGATGAATGCTACGCCTACTTCTCAAAACTCTGGAACGAGCGCGTCAATGCGCCGCCGAAGAACGATCTGCTGTCGATGATGGCGCATAGCGACGCGACCCGGCACATGGACCCCGACAATCTGATGGGCAACATTATCCTGCTGATTGTCGGCGGCAACGACACCACCCGCAACACGATGAGCGGCTCGGTGCTGGCGCTGAACGAACACCCGGATCAGTATCAGAAGCTGCGCGAGAACCCCGCGCTGATCGATTCCATGGTTCCGGAAGTGATCCGCTGGCAGACGCCGCTCGCCCATATGCGCCGCACCGCTCTGGTCGACACCGAAATCGGCGGCAAAAAGATCAGGAAAGGCGATCGCGTCGTGATGTGGTACGTTTCGGGCAACCGCGACGAGGAAGGTATCGAGCGGCCTGATGAATTCATCATCGACCGCGCCCGCCCCCGCACCCATCTGTCGTTCGGCTTCGGCATTCACCGCTGCGTCGGCATGCGGCTCGCGGAGCTGCAGCTCAAGATCGTCTGGGAGGAGATGCTCAAGCGGTTCGATCGCATCGAGGTGGTCGGCGAGCCGAAGCGGGTCTATTCGAGCTTCGTGCGCGGCATCGAGCAATTGCCGGTTCGCATTCCCGGGTGA
- a CDS encoding Bug family tripartite tricarboxylate transporter substrate binding protein: MKLIVTFPAGSANDAAARIFADSLGKQWGKPVIVEAKPGAEGTIGVGSFVASQDDHALLYTVAGSVTVAPLLIDKLPYDVDRDLEPIAATTAIVLTLAVSNDLSVRSIPELIDVLRSNPGKYAWTSGPTLPRTSLRRS; this comes from the coding sequence GTGAAGCTGATTGTGACGTTCCCGGCCGGAAGCGCCAACGATGCGGCGGCCCGGATATTCGCCGACTCGCTCGGCAAGCAATGGGGCAAGCCGGTCATCGTCGAAGCCAAGCCCGGTGCGGAAGGCACCATCGGCGTGGGTTCTTTCGTCGCCAGTCAGGACGACCACGCCCTTCTGTATACGGTTGCTGGATCGGTCACCGTTGCGCCCTTGCTAATCGACAAGTTGCCCTACGATGTCGACCGCGATCTGGAGCCGATCGCTGCCACGACGGCGATCGTCCTCACTCTCGCAGTCAGCAACGATCTGTCGGTCCGCAGCATTCCGGAATTGATCGATGTCCTGAGATCAAATCCCGGCAAATATGCCTGGACGTCCGGACCGACCCTGCCGCGAACGTCTTTGCGGCGTTCCTGA
- a CDS encoding LysR substrate-binding domain-containing protein, with protein sequence MDIRQLRTFSCVAELGSLSKASDTLRVAQPALSRQIKLLEHELRAELFTRNGRGMVLTEAGRLLLARTAGIVRQIDQVRDEIQSAGGPPSGRVVLGLVPTVSCVISARLARRTVDKYPGISLCIVESYSGHLTEWLHRGEMDLALIYGPSSDLHLSVQSLGRDPIVAVGPRGSGLSERKQVDIGWLLKQRLVLPSHSHGLRALIEQAAAKKKIKLDVKLEADSFRVLTSLVEEGLGYTLLPPSSVRHEVTSGRLETAAISKPSPMRELTLASPIDHPGSTAIALVSDLLRDELIACREAGLWDIKLA encoded by the coding sequence ATGGATATCCGGCAGCTCAGGACCTTCAGTTGCGTGGCGGAGCTCGGCAGCCTCAGCAAGGCCTCCGATACGCTGCGGGTGGCGCAGCCGGCGCTGAGCCGCCAGATCAAGCTGCTCGAGCATGAACTGCGGGCCGAGCTGTTCACGCGGAACGGCCGCGGCATGGTGCTGACGGAGGCCGGCCGGCTGCTGCTGGCGCGCACCGCCGGCATCGTCCGGCAGATCGATCAGGTGCGCGACGAGATCCAGTCCGCCGGCGGCCCGCCCTCGGGCCGGGTGGTGCTTGGGCTGGTGCCGACCGTGAGCTGCGTGATTTCGGCGCGGCTCGCGCGGCGCACGGTCGACAAGTATCCCGGCATCTCGCTCTGCATCGTTGAGAGTTACAGCGGCCATTTGACGGAATGGCTGCACCGCGGCGAGATGGATCTGGCGCTGATCTACGGGCCGTCGAGCGACCTGCATCTTTCCGTGCAAAGCCTCGGCCGCGATCCCATCGTTGCCGTCGGACCGCGCGGCAGCGGGCTGTCCGAGAGGAAGCAGGTCGATATCGGCTGGCTGCTGAAGCAGCGCCTCGTGCTCCCCAGTCATTCGCACGGGCTCCGGGCGCTGATCGAGCAGGCGGCGGCGAAGAAGAAAATCAAGCTCGACGTCAAGCTGGAAGCCGATTCCTTCCGCGTGCTGACCAGCCTTGTCGAGGAAGGGCTGGGGTACACGCTGCTGCCGCCGTCCTCGGTGCGCCACGAAGTCACCAGCGGCCGGCTGGAAACTGCGGCGATATCAAAACCGTCGCCGATGCGCGAACTGACCCTTGCGTCTCCCATCGATCATCCCGGCTCGACTGCAATTGCGCTCGTGAGCGATCTGCTTCGCGACGAACTGATCGCTTGCCGCGAAGCGGGCCTCTGGGACATCAAGCTCGCCTGA
- a CDS encoding alpha/beta fold hydrolase — MSLNFVLVPGPLVRASSWEPTAQELRKSGHDVQTPDVLDNQPPPAWRDWTSHLLQRITSCHEPILVGHSSASVLVADLARRLPCRGVVIVDGEVPPSRGAASPVRPALRDFIRSIAASDGTLPIWSRWFAGDIKRTSLVGLDLLARDPIAFSWDHVPVGFIQCSPIYDHATLEARRRGWPVTTLKGTHLHPTLQPAETMHAILSMSRQLANAP; from the coding sequence ATGAGCCTCAATTTCGTTCTTGTACCCGGTCCGTTGGTTCGGGCGTCGAGCTGGGAGCCTACAGCACAAGAGTTGCGAAAATCAGGACACGATGTTCAGACGCCAGATGTGCTCGACAACCAGCCGCCGCCGGCTTGGCGTGATTGGACGTCCCACCTGCTCCAGCGCATCACCTCGTGCCACGAACCGATATTGGTCGGTCACAGCTCTGCAAGTGTGCTGGTCGCAGATCTCGCGCGCAGGCTACCCTGCCGTGGCGTTGTTATCGTCGACGGAGAGGTGCCGCCATCGCGAGGCGCTGCCTCGCCCGTCCGACCTGCTCTGCGGGATTTTATAAGAAGCATCGCAGCCAGCGACGGAACGCTTCCGATCTGGTCACGATGGTTCGCGGGCGATATCAAGCGCACGTCCCTCGTTGGCCTGGACCTCTTGGCGAGAGACCCGATCGCCTTCTCGTGGGACCACGTTCCGGTCGGGTTCATTCAATGCTCGCCCATTTACGATCACGCAACCCTGGAAGCGCGACGGCGGGGATGGCCAGTAACAACGCTGAAAGGCACGCATCTGCATCCGACGCTGCAACCGGCCGAGACTATGCACGCCATCCTGTCGATGTCGCGCCAACTTGCTAACGCCCCGTAG
- a CDS encoding methyltransferase has translation MPSPTSALKLFDLVQSHRVTAIIYVAAKLGIAELLRGGPQSLDALAKATGADQHALGRLLTGLSTIGVCARADDERYSLTETGTALDGAADHSVKSWVIFEGEMLSKSWSGLLESIVTGKTAAQLLGLSNSFDLMSRTPENVRIFNAAMADLTRLVTPDILSAYDFGRISHLMDVGGGSGELIGAVARQYPRLRGTVLDLPRCAAIANDHFQRMGVSDRASFLAGDFFKTVPAIADAIILKSVIHDWDDARSGVILKNCRQALPRDGTLLLVERIMPDSPTVKDEDKAHAMSDLNMLRGPGGLERTEKEHRHLLNENGFRPESIYPAGRFSVIEASVG, from the coding sequence ATGCCCTCGCCTACGTCGGCTCTCAAGCTTTTCGACCTCGTCCAGTCCCATCGCGTGACGGCGATAATTTACGTCGCAGCCAAGCTCGGGATTGCCGAGTTGCTGCGTGGCGGTCCGCAGTCCCTCGACGCGCTCGCGAAGGCAACAGGTGCGGATCAACACGCGCTTGGACGCCTTCTGACAGGACTTTCGACCATCGGCGTGTGTGCGCGGGCCGACGACGAGCGATATTCATTGACGGAAACTGGCACGGCACTGGACGGCGCTGCCGACCATTCCGTCAAGAGCTGGGTCATCTTCGAAGGCGAAATGCTTTCCAAATCATGGAGCGGACTGCTTGAGTCCATCGTGACCGGGAAAACGGCCGCGCAGCTTCTGGGCCTGAGCAACAGTTTCGATCTGATGTCGCGCACCCCGGAGAACGTACGCATATTCAACGCGGCAATGGCGGACCTGACTCGTCTGGTCACACCGGACATCCTTTCGGCCTATGATTTTGGCCGCATTTCACATCTGATGGACGTGGGGGGCGGGTCGGGCGAACTGATCGGAGCCGTCGCAAGGCAGTATCCACGGCTTCGCGGGACGGTTCTCGATCTTCCCAGATGTGCCGCAATAGCGAACGATCATTTTCAACGCATGGGTGTCAGTGATCGGGCAAGCTTCCTAGCTGGCGACTTCTTCAAAACGGTTCCAGCCATCGCCGATGCCATTATCCTGAAAAGCGTGATCCACGACTGGGATGACGCACGCAGTGGCGTAATCCTCAAAAATTGTCGCCAAGCCCTGCCGAGAGATGGGACGTTGCTGTTGGTCGAACGAATCATGCCGGATTCGCCGACCGTCAAAGATGAGGACAAAGCGCACGCGATGAGCGACTTGAATATGCTTCGCGGCCCGGGAGGTCTTGAGCGCACGGAGAAAGAACATCGCCATCTTCTCAACGAAAATGGATTCCGACCGGAATCGATCTACCCGGCAGGCCGCTTCAGTGTGATCGAAGCGAGCGTTGGTTGA
- a CDS encoding cytochrome P450 yields the protein MHGTIDLAGDSHLRAARDTAQSMPLADFDVGNPELFQNDSFWPYFDRLRREEPVHYCKDSMFGPYWSITKYNDIMDIETNHAVFSSAASLGGITIRDVPPDLRRESFIAMDQPRHSAQRKTVAPMFTPTHLDQLAINIRKRSAECLDNLPKNEVFDWVDQVSIELTTQMLAVLFDFPWEDRRKLTRWSDIATTIPHPGGLVETEDQRQAELLECATYFARLWKERINQPPKSDLLSMMAHSDATRDMDPKNFLGNLILLIVGGNDTTRNTLSGSVYALNKNPEQYRKLRENPDLIDSFVPEVIRWQTPLAHMRRTALEDIEFRGRQIRKGDKVVMWYVSGNRDEEVIDRPYEFIIDRARPRTHLSFGFGIHRCVGIRLAELQLKIIWEEILKRYDNIEVIGEPKRVYSSFVKGYETLPVRIAA from the coding sequence ATGCACGGAACCATCGATCTCGCCGGAGATTCTCATCTGCGCGCCGCGCGCGACACGGCTCAGTCGATGCCGCTGGCCGATTTCGATGTCGGTAATCCCGAACTGTTCCAAAACGATTCATTCTGGCCGTATTTCGACCGGCTGCGCCGGGAAGAGCCGGTGCATTACTGCAAGGACAGCATGTTCGGCCCGTATTGGTCGATCACCAAGTACAACGACATCATGGATATCGAGACCAATCACGCGGTGTTCTCGTCGGCGGCCTCGCTCGGCGGCATCACCATCCGCGACGTCCCGCCGGACCTTCGCCGCGAAAGCTTCATCGCGATGGACCAGCCTCGCCATAGCGCGCAGCGCAAGACGGTGGCGCCGATGTTCACGCCGACGCATCTGGACCAGCTCGCGATCAACATCCGCAAGCGCTCCGCCGAATGCCTCGACAATCTTCCAAAGAACGAGGTGTTCGACTGGGTCGATCAGGTCTCGATCGAGCTCACCACGCAGATGCTCGCCGTATTGTTCGACTTCCCCTGGGAAGATCGCCGCAAGCTGACGCGCTGGTCCGACATCGCGACCACGATTCCGCATCCCGGCGGCCTGGTCGAGACCGAGGACCAGCGGCAGGCCGAGCTGCTGGAATGCGCGACCTATTTCGCAAGACTGTGGAAGGAGCGCATCAACCAGCCCCCGAAGAGCGACCTGTTGTCGATGATGGCGCATAGCGACGCGACGCGCGACATGGACCCGAAGAATTTCCTCGGCAATCTGATCCTGCTGATCGTCGGCGGCAACGATACCACCCGCAACACGCTCTCCGGCAGCGTCTATGCGCTGAACAAGAATCCGGAACAGTATCGGAAGCTCCGCGAAAACCCTGATCTGATCGACAGTTTCGTGCCCGAGGTGATCCGCTGGCAGACGCCGCTGGCGCATATGCGCCGCACCGCGCTCGAAGACATCGAATTCCGTGGGCGTCAGATCAGGAAGGGCGACAAGGTCGTGATGTGGTACGTCTCGGGCAACCGTGACGAGGAGGTGATCGACCGTCCCTATGAGTTCATCATCGACCGCGCCCGGCCCCGCACCCACCTTTCCTTTGGTTTCGGTATCCACCGCTGCGTCGGAATCAGGCTGGCGGAATTGCAACTGAAGATTATCTGGGAAGAAATCCTCAAGCGGTACGATAATATTGAAGTGATCGGCGAACCGAAGCGGGTATATTCGAGTTTCGTCAAGGGCTACGAGACCCTGCCGGTCCGCATCGCCGCCTAG